A single region of the Fusarium fujikuroi IMI 58289 draft genome, chromosome FFUJ_chr05 genome encodes:
- a CDS encoding related to oxidoreductase, whose product MSIPGLPVEGSPQSYWQHEAQKQQVPPNTEPLPSSCDMAIVGGGYAGIATAYHILKTASPPSSVFLLEAKDPCSGATGRNGGHLRPDYLMGAASNSKRYGASAAAEIVQFEARHLDVMRALIEAEAIDCDFAETESLAVLTTPKQVTMVREAYEDLRQASPFSDTLLDVVEFCEGDDAPERTGLRGAKGYFSTPAARVSPYKLLTALLARCVDMGLSLKTHTAVASVEHAESDGHALKMRSGETMTAKKVVIATNAYTSALLPEYASCIVPCKGLVCLITGPKGKPLPNLLAASYAIMEQDPISKKTGYNYMVQLEDHSIVVGGAHHKYDENDPESWYNNVDDTQLIEPARRYFADDYMQRTFVGWEESGARVDRIWSGIMGYSTDSLPHVGEVPGRGGVFVIAGFHGHGMPVIFLAAEGIAAMTRGLAYEKTGMPSLFKTSRDRLESERNDILAGRGIRLTKE is encoded by the coding sequence ATGAGCATCCCAGGCCTCCCCGTAGAGGGATCACCGCAATCTTACTGGCAGCATGAAGCTCAGAAGCAACAAGTTCCTCCAAATACTGAACCTCTCCCAAGCTCATGTGATATGGCAATTGTGGGCGGCGGTTATGCAGGCATTGCTACGGCATACCACATACTGAAGACGGCATCTCCGCCATCAAGTGTGTTCCTCCTGGAGGCAAAGGACCCGTGTTCTGGAGCTACAGGACGGAATGGAGGACACCTGCGCCCTGACTACCTGATGGGAGCTGCGAGCAACTCCAAGAGGTACGGTGCCTCTGCGGCGGCCGAGATTGTGCAATTCGAAGCCCGGCATCTCGACGTGATGAGGGCTCTCATCGAGGCGGAAGCTATTGACTGCGACTTTGCGGAGACAGAAAGTCTCGCTGTTCTCACAACCCCCAAACAAGTCACCATGGTGCGTGAGGCATATGAGGACTTAAGGCAAGCATCGCCTTTCAGTGATACCCTGCTAGATGTGGTAGAGTTCTGCGAGGGTGATGACGCACCTGAGCGTACAGGACTGCGAGGTGCAAAAGGCTATTTCTCCACGCCTGCAGCTCGGGTATCGCCCTACAAGCTTCTCACGGCTCTTTTGGCACGGTGTGTTGACATGGGGCTCTCACTAAAGACCCATACTGCGGTGGCATCAGTTGAGCATGCTGAATCAGACGGCCATGCCCTCAAAATGCGCTCGGGAGAAACTATGACAGCTAAAAAAGTCGTCATTGCCACCAACGCCTATACCTCAGCACTTCTCCCAGAGTACGCAAGTTGTATTGTGCCCTGCAAGGGACTTGTATGCCTCATCACAGGTCCTAAGGGCAAGCCACTGCCGAACCTCCTCGCCGCAAGTTATGCTATAATGGAACAGGACCCCATCTCCAAGAAGACCGGCTACAACTATATGGTACAACTGGAGGATCATAGCATAGTCGTCGGTGGCGCTCACCACAAGTACGATGAGAATGACCCAGAGAGCTGGTACAACAACGTCGACGACACGCAACTCATTGAGCCGGCGCGACGGTACTTTGCAGATGACTACATGCAGCGGACGTTTGTTGGGTGGGAGGAGTCAGGCGCGCGTGTTGACCGTATTTGGTCGGGGATAATGGGGTATAGTACTGATTCGCTTCCTCACGTAGGAGAGGTTCCCGGTAGAGGTGGTGTATTCGTAATTGCTGGGTTCCACGGACATGGTATGCCTGTTATCTTCTTAGCCGCGGAGGGCATTGCGGCCATGACTCGGGGGCTGGCGTACGAGAAGACTGGAATGCCATCTTTGTTCAAGACATCTAGGGATAGGCTGGAGTCAGAGAGGAATGACATCCTTGCTGGAAGGGGCATAAGGTTGACGAAGGAGTAG
- a CDS encoding probable O-acetylhomoserine (thiol)-lyase, with the protein MKEHNTNGHTNGSSEKKPLRASTNGIVKNRPKWRFDTIQIHAGLEEDPKYGHCTLPIYNTASFKFGSSAALNVALSDISSSQNHLYTRVSNPTHDGLEKRIAALEDGRDALTFSSGSAAVLGVIASLAGRNDNVIVSTSIHSGTYRQFRKAQAQLGIESRFCDMNDLEHVKSLIDDKTKFIFTESLGNPMFSVPDFEALAAIAHSEHVKIPLVVDATLTAAGYFCQPAKWGADILIHSATKWIGGHGTTLGGLVIETGRSDWQTNKIRFPGLYGQLPGMQGEQDDWYAAAGDRAYMQYLKTEYMRDTGPCLGPFAAQQLFIGVETLSVRCERQSKNAETLALWLQSHPRVAWVRYLGSQDHPHHQLALKYFQRGFGTVITFGLKGGAAEAISLIDSFEMIINTTNVGDSKTLVGHHWSTTHKHFTKEENLSMGVDEDLVRLSLGIEDARDIIADFEQAFERTEDKS; encoded by the exons ATGAAAGAACATAACACAAATGGACACACCAACGGTTCCtcggagaagaagccattgcGGGCCTCTACTAACGGGATTGTCAAGAACAGGCCAAAATGGAGATTCGACACCATCCAGATCCATGCAGGCCTGGAAGAAGACCCAAAGTATGGTCACTGCACGCTGCCCATCTATAACACTGCCTCGTTCAAGTTCGGCTCTTCAGCAGCTCTGAACGTAGCCCTCAGTGACATATCAAGTTCCCAAAACCATTTATATACCAGGGTATCTAAT CCGACTCACGATGGACTTGAGAAACGCATTGCCGCCCTCGAGGATGGCAGAGATGCCCTCACTTTCTCATCAGGCAGTGCGGCAGTCTTGGGCGTCATTGCGTCGCTAGCAGGAAGGAACGATAATGTCATCGTATCTACAAGCATCCATAGTGGAACTTATCGTCAGTTCCGCAAGGCTCAGGCCCAGCT CGGTATCGAATCACGTTTCTGTGATATGAACGATCTTGAGCATGTCAAATCACTTATTGATGACAAAACCAAGTTCATCTTCACCGAGTCTCTCGGAAACCCCATGTTCTCCGTCCCCGACTTCGAAGCTCTCGCCGCAATCGCACATTCAGAACATGTCAAGATCCCCCTTGTGGTCGACGCAACACTCACCGCAGCTGGTTACTTCTGTCAGCCTGCTAAATGGGGCGCAGATATCCTCATCCACTCCGCCACCAAGTGGATAGGAGGCCATGGCACTACACTCGGCGGTCTCGTTATTGAGACTGGGCGTTCGGATTGGCAGACCAACAAGATTCGCTTTCCAGGTCTCTATGGGCAGCTTCCGGGGATGCAGGGTGAGCAGGACGATTGGTATGCCGCTGCTGGTGATAGGGCGTATATGCAGTATCTCAAGACTGAATACATGCGTGATACCGGACCATGTCTTGGTCCATTTGCAGCCCAACAGCTTTTCATTG GGGTAGAAACACTCTCGGTTCGCTGCGAGCGTCAGTCCAAAAACGCCGAGACCTTAGCCCTCTGGCTGCAATCCCATCCCCGAGTTGCCTGGGTGCGCTATCTAGGCTCCCAAGATCAccctcaccaccaacttGCCCTCAAATATTTCCAGCGGGGCTTTGGCACTGTCATCACGTTCGGGCTCAAAGGCGGTGCGGCAGAGGCTATCTCGCTGATCGACTCTTTTGAGATGATCATCAACACAACGAATGTAGGCGACTCTAAGACACTGGTTGGGCACCACTGGTCAACAACGCATAAGCACttcaccaaggaggagaactTGTCTATGGGGGTGGACGAAGACCTTGTGAGGTTATCGCTTGGGATAGAGGATGCGAGGGATATAATTGCGGACTTTGAGCAGGCTTTCGAAAGGACTGAAGACAAATCTTAG